The following DNA comes from Peribacillus sp. FSL E2-0218.
CTTTATGGCTCACTGGCTGCTGAATTACATATTGTGGAAAATCATTCAAACGGTCTTCAGCCCAAGGTTTATTTCTTAAACGCATGATGACACCCCTATTTATAATATAATCGTTCAAACCATAACACGAGTGGATGGATTCCTGCAAGTTGATTTTTTCAGGAATGCCCTGCATCCACCCATTGAACAAATCAAAAAACTGCCGGCCATCAGCCGGCAGTCTCTGTAGTTTTCATGTATAAAACTTTCCGCAAAACACACCATAAATAAGTGAAGGGCAGGCGCAAAATCCGCCTGGAAACCCCTTAGATCCATATTCAAGAAAGGAGAGGTATTATATGCCGCTTTCCCATGAACACCAAATGTCACTATTAAAGGATATATTGACCAACCATCAATCAGACTGCTGCGGGTCCGTTTCTGAATGCGAGCAGGTGGAAAGGCTCGTCAAATCCTTGATGGTCAACATGGATATCGATAGCAATGTGAAAACGATACTGACGGAGATTTACGACTACAGCCAGGGGGGCATCGGTGCCGCCGATTTAGATGCACATATTACGACCCACCAGAACGACCTGTCCCAGTGGGTGGATGATATCGATCAGTTCTGATTAGCCAACCAATAATAAGGCT
Coding sequences within:
- a CDS encoding YtzH-like family protein yields the protein MPLSHEHQMSLLKDILTNHQSDCCGSVSECEQVERLVKSLMVNMDIDSNVKTILTEIYDYSQGGIGAADLDAHITTHQNDLSQWVDDIDQF